A single genomic interval of Stenotrophomonas sp. ZAC14D1_NAIMI4_1 harbors:
- a CDS encoding SH3 domain-containing protein produces MTDAAPAPIIGLNIRSEASSRSTRLGLLPRGARITVKNRKDKWAQIDRILEGDVVPVRPGEAVDPAAKQGWIFMPELDPGPKQPVQLDKVVIPETPIAIGAGALLGHVGEYQQYVDAQPLPKRGTRPLMHLEVFAGNDLPVFLAKSRKYASLLPPGTGSLFVIEKGARLKKEATPDGTMEPDPSLIQLKDSGLGAWTLVQRSELKVFERKALGAYSASSKSYANAKDGHFTGVFVGPADTQRTQSEKEAKKHNYQRREMRMPLGEPFWILRKDLQMCSAGGMKWWKKHPLRTDGPDGEPVGLVRVMPRAELERLPAPKRALDSDGKAWWEITAMGEKPGSFVSGWACEAGHAKVGWQSPWAWPGFETVEEGSIQPVDMMAATLVKMGVLKAHEVTDHRMRADKVERSALVQKLHALLDTDGNGHISKAELQAASKQPLLAQALSRMIVRYESEWGGEDAKWDELDPLMLDGAVEWNAEKLRIQNLRWWKDVSPKVKGFPGAPEVFHLHPIGLLNNFYSAMATANANATPSKDASYNGEREKSGAQWHKRFMQSNKVADLKEPFKSNITRFLAALDAAGVSVNINTTLRPPQRSYLMYYAREIVNGMDPAKVPAFEPQNGDAPVNIDWQHLDASGKPDLKAAKQGAKAMDSAYGAAGAIGKPYRSNHNGGEAIDMRLTPAWGVGKTVKKADGTSVTIGGKRDIIDVGASYSVLHWNYDGKPKKIDDPHWSKTGN; encoded by the coding sequence ATGACTGATGCAGCGCCCGCGCCGATCATCGGCTTGAACATCCGCAGCGAAGCCAGCAGCCGCTCGACCCGGTTGGGCCTGCTGCCGCGCGGCGCACGGATAACCGTGAAGAACCGCAAGGACAAGTGGGCGCAGATCGATCGGATCCTCGAGGGTGATGTCGTCCCGGTCCGGCCCGGCGAGGCCGTGGACCCGGCGGCGAAGCAGGGCTGGATATTCATGCCCGAACTTGACCCGGGTCCGAAGCAACCGGTCCAGCTGGACAAGGTGGTGATTCCCGAAACGCCCATCGCCATCGGCGCTGGCGCGTTGCTGGGGCATGTCGGCGAGTATCAGCAGTACGTGGATGCCCAGCCGCTGCCCAAGCGCGGCACCCGCCCCTTGATGCACCTTGAGGTCTTTGCTGGCAACGATCTTCCTGTGTTCCTGGCCAAGTCGCGCAAGTACGCCTCGCTGCTGCCTCCGGGAACGGGAAGCTTGTTCGTGATCGAGAAGGGCGCAAGGCTGAAGAAGGAAGCCACGCCGGACGGCACGATGGAGCCGGATCCTTCGCTCATCCAGCTCAAGGATTCCGGCTTGGGCGCGTGGACGCTCGTCCAGCGCTCGGAGCTGAAAGTATTCGAGCGCAAGGCGCTGGGTGCCTATTCGGCGAGCAGCAAGAGTTACGCGAACGCAAAGGATGGGCATTTCACCGGCGTTTTCGTCGGCCCTGCCGATACGCAGCGCACGCAGTCCGAGAAGGAAGCGAAGAAGCACAACTATCAGCGGCGCGAAATGCGGATGCCGCTCGGCGAGCCGTTCTGGATCCTTCGCAAGGATCTGCAGATGTGCTCGGCCGGCGGAATGAAGTGGTGGAAGAAGCACCCGCTGCGCACCGACGGTCCGGATGGCGAGCCTGTTGGCTTGGTCCGGGTCATGCCCCGCGCCGAACTTGAGCGGCTGCCTGCGCCGAAGCGGGCGCTGGACAGCGACGGCAAGGCCTGGTGGGAAATCACGGCAATGGGCGAGAAGCCCGGGAGTTTCGTCTCCGGCTGGGCCTGCGAAGCGGGCCATGCCAAGGTGGGCTGGCAGTCCCCCTGGGCGTGGCCGGGCTTTGAGACGGTGGAAGAGGGCAGTATCCAGCCAGTCGACATGATGGCGGCGACGCTGGTGAAGATGGGCGTGTTGAAGGCCCACGAGGTGACCGACCACCGCATGCGCGCCGACAAGGTCGAGCGCAGCGCGCTGGTGCAGAAGCTGCACGCCCTGCTGGACACCGACGGCAACGGACACATCAGCAAGGCCGAGCTGCAGGCGGCAAGCAAGCAGCCCTTGCTGGCCCAGGCGTTGAGCCGGATGATCGTCCGTTACGAGAGTGAGTGGGGCGGCGAAGACGCCAAGTGGGACGAGCTGGACCCGCTGATGCTTGATGGTGCCGTGGAGTGGAACGCTGAGAAGCTGCGCATCCAGAACCTGCGGTGGTGGAAGGACGTTTCACCGAAGGTCAAAGGCTTCCCCGGCGCGCCGGAGGTCTTCCACCTGCACCCGATCGGGCTGCTGAACAACTTCTATTCGGCAATGGCCACGGCCAACGCCAATGCAACCCCCAGCAAGGATGCCAGCTACAACGGCGAACGCGAGAAGAGTGGTGCGCAGTGGCACAAACGCTTCATGCAGAGCAACAAGGTTGCCGATCTGAAGGAACCCTTCAAGTCGAACATCACCCGCTTCCTGGCGGCGCTGGATGCGGCGGGCGTGTCGGTCAACATCAACACGACCCTGCGTCCCCCGCAGCGCTCGTACCTGATGTACTACGCGCGTGAGATCGTCAACGGAATGGATCCGGCCAAGGTGCCGGCGTTCGAACCGCAGAACGGCGACGCGCCCGTGAACATCGACTGGCAGCACCTGGATGCCAGCGGCAAGCCGGACCTGAAGGCTGCCAAGCAGGGCGCCAAGGCGATGGATTCCGCGTATGGGGCCGCCGGGGCGATCGGCAAGCCTTACCGGTCCAACCACAACGGCGGCGAAGCGATCGACATGCGGCTGACCCCCGCCTGGGGCGTTGGCAAGACCGTGAAGAAGGCCGACGGCACCAGTGTGACGATCGGTGGCAAGCGTGACATCATCGATGTCGGTGCCAGTTACAGCGTCCTGCATTGGAACTATGACGGCAAACCGAAGAAGATCGATGATCCCCATTGGTCCAAGACAGGCAATTGA